The following are encoded together in the Phaseolus vulgaris cultivar G19833 chromosome 9, P. vulgaris v2.0, whole genome shotgun sequence genome:
- the LOC137821946 gene encoding auxin-responsive protein SAUR32: MGILTDHHTTPKQHHHHHHYHISFHLHIPHLHFHHQEKKDPKDVPKGCLAILVGQGEEQQRFVVPVMYMNHPLFMKLLKEAEDEYGFQQKGPITIPCHVEHFRTVQGIIDRENCLHHHHAWCFKV, from the coding sequence ATGGGGATCCTCACCGATCATCATACCACTCCAAAACAACACCACCACCATCATCATTACCACATAAGCTTTCACTTGCACATTCCTCACCTCCACTTTCACCACCAGGAGAAGAAGGACCCGAAGGACGTGCCGAAAGGGTGTTTGGCGATCTTGGTAGGGCAAGGGGAGGAGCAACAGAGGTTTGTGGTTCCGGTCATGTACATGAACCACCCACTGTTCATGAAGTTGCTGAAAGAAGCTGAAGATGAATACGGGTTCCAGCAGAAAGGCCCCATCACCATCCCTTGCCACGTCGAGCACTTCCGCACCGTCCAAGGCATCATCGACAGGGAGAACTGCCTCCACCATCACCATGCTTGGTGCTTCAAAGTTTGA